Below is a genomic region from Nitratidesulfovibrio sp..
CGCCCTGGTCGATGGCCACGTCCACCAGGATGGAGCCCTTGCGCATCAGTTTCAGGTCTTCGCGGGTGACCAGGTGAGGCGCCTTGGCGCCGGGCACCAGCACTGCGCCGATGACCACGTCCGCCTGCGGCAGCAACTTGCGGATGGCGTAGGGGCCGGACATCATGGTGATGCAGTTGGGGGGCATCACGTCGCTGAGGTAGCGCAGCCGGTCCAGGTTCTTGTCCAGCAGGTACACGGTGGCGCCCAGGCCGCAGGCCATCTTGGCCGCATTGATGCCCACGGTGCCCCCGCCGATGACCACCACCACGGCGGGTTCCACGCCGGGCACGCCGCCCATCAGCTTGCCCATGCCTCCGGTGGGTATTTCCAGGTACTTGGCGGCCTGCTGAATGGCCATGCGGCCCGCCACCTCGGACATGGGGGTAAGCAGCGGCAGCGAGCCGTCCGCCTTCTGGATGGTTTCGTAGGCGATGTTCACGTTGCGCGCGGCCACCAGGGCGTGGGTCTGCTCCTCGTCGGCGGCCAGGTGCAGGTAGGTGAACAGTATCTGGTCCTTGCGCAGCATGCCGTATTCCGAGGGCTGCGGCTCCTTGACGTGCATGACCATGCCGCATTCGGCAAAGATGGTCCGCGCATCGGATATGACCGCGCCTGCTGCCACGTATTCGTCATCGCCAAAGCCCGCGCCTTCGCCCGCACCGGTCTGCACCAGCACCGAATGCCCGTGCGACCGCATGGCCACCACGCCCGCTGGCGTCATGGCCACGCGGTTCTCCAGCACTTTGATCTCTTTAAGAATGCCGACCTGCATGGGATGCTCCTTTCACGGTTGGAGTATCAGCCGAGCACCTTGACGAGGGCCGCACGCAGGGTGCGGAGGATGACGTCGATGTTGTCCCTGGTGACCACGTAGGCCGGGGCGATGTTGATGATGTTGTTGAAGCCCGGCAGGCTTCGGTTGGTGCGGCCCACCAGCACGCCATTGGCCGCCATTTCGCCCACCACCTGAATGACCTTGCCTTCGGCCATGGGCTTCTTGCCCGCCTTGTCCTGCACCAGTTCGATGCCGCACAGCAGGCCCTTGCCGCGCACGTCGCCCACATAGGGCAGATCGCCCAGTTCCTTCAGGCCCGCCAGCAGGTAGTCGCCCATGGCCCTGACGTTATCGAGCAGCTTTTCCTCCTCGATGATGGCCATGTTCTCCAGGGCGGCGCTGCACCCGGCGGCGCACCCGCCGTAGGTACTGATGTCGCGGAAGTAGGCCATCTTGTCGGTCGGGTCGTTCAGGAAGGCCTTGAACACGTCTTCGGTGGTGGCGGTGACCGAGATGGGCATGTAGGCGCTGGCCACGCCCTTGGCCATGGTCACGATGTCCGGGGTGACCCCGTAGTGCTGGTAGCCGAACATGGTGCCGGTGCGGCCCATGCCGCAGACCACTTCGTCCATGATCAGCAGCACGCCGTGGCGGCGGCAGATGTCGGCAAGCACGGTGTAGTACTCGGCCACCGGCGGAATGACCCCGCCGCCCGCCGTGATGGGCTCGACGATGAGGCCGCCAACGGTTTCCGGCCCTTCCTGCTCGATGATCCGCTCCACCGCCCTGGCACAGTCGATGTCGCAGCCGGGGTAGGTCTTGTTGAACGCGCAGCGGTAGCAGCAGGCGTGGGGGAATTCCACGAAGCCGGGCACCAGCGGGCCGAACCATTCCTTGCGTTCCGCCTGGCCGGTGGAACTGAGGGCCCCCAGCGTGGTGCCGTGGTAGTCGCGGGCGCGGAACAGGATCTTCTTTTTGGCGGTATTGCCGGAAAGATGCGCCAGCGAGCGCACCATCTTGTACGCCTTTTCGTTGGCCTCGGACCCGCTGTTGGAAAGGTAGGCGCGGGTCAGACCCGGCATGTGGGCAAGCAGCTTCTGCGCAAATTCGATGTACGGGATGTTGCCTGCGGTGGCCGCGTAGTAG
It encodes:
- the ald gene encoding alanine dehydrogenase; translated protein: MQVGILKEIKVLENRVAMTPAGVVAMRSHGHSVLVQTGAGEGAGFGDDEYVAAGAVISDARTIFAECGMVMHVKEPQPSEYGMLRKDQILFTYLHLAADEEQTHALVAARNVNIAYETIQKADGSLPLLTPMSEVAGRMAIQQAAKYLEIPTGGMGKLMGGVPGVEPAVVVVIGGGTVGINAAKMACGLGATVYLLDKNLDRLRYLSDVMPPNCITMMSGPYAIRKLLPQADVVIGAVLVPGAKAPHLVTREDLKLMRKGSILVDVAIDQGGCFETSRPTTHADPVYVVDGVSHYCVANIPGAVAMTSTAALTNATLPYALTIADLGWKEACRQHADIRKGLNVVDGKITYPAVAEAFGLPHAPVEEVL
- a CDS encoding aminotransferase, coding for MSPSQKHDPAAYAAADLAHVWHHLVQHQALAGKGPMIVVEGEGLMLRDINGKEYLDATSGGVWCVNVGYGRERIARAVYEQMKAMPYYAATAGNIPYIEFAQKLLAHMPGLTRAYLSNSGSEANEKAYKMVRSLAHLSGNTAKKKILFRARDYHGTTLGALSSTGQAERKEWFGPLVPGFVEFPHACCYRCAFNKTYPGCDIDCARAVERIIEQEGPETVGGLIVEPITAGGGVIPPVAEYYTVLADICRRHGVLLIMDEVVCGMGRTGTMFGYQHYGVTPDIVTMAKGVASAYMPISVTATTEDVFKAFLNDPTDKMAYFRDISTYGGCAAGCSAALENMAIIEEEKLLDNVRAMGDYLLAGLKELGDLPYVGDVRGKGLLCGIELVQDKAGKKPMAEGKVIQVVGEMAANGVLVGRTNRSLPGFNNIINIAPAYVVTRDNIDVILRTLRAALVKVLG